The following proteins are co-located in the Paracoccaceae bacterium Fryx2 genome:
- a CDS encoding isochorismatase family protein, giving the protein MTTALLLIDVQTGVLDGSATPARQPLVDRAQTALIGRLQGVLARARAQGIPVVFVQHNEGPGEPLATGSAGWQLRSDLAPQPGEAVVQKDTWDSFHNTTLVHILGSSSVDHLIVGGFATDFCIDASCRRAVEIGFEVTLLADGHMTGDSAGQPFEEIIAEFNADLDGLSSGGCQITLRPCDAVPGG; this is encoded by the coding sequence ATGACGACCGCGCTGTTGCTGATCGATGTCCAGACCGGGGTGCTTGACGGTTCCGCCACACCCGCGCGCCAGCCGCTGGTGGACCGGGCGCAGACGGCGCTGATCGGGCGCCTTCAGGGGGTGCTGGCGCGCGCCCGCGCGCAGGGCATCCCGGTGGTCTTCGTGCAGCACAACGAGGGCCCGGGCGAACCGCTGGCGACCGGCAGCGCGGGCTGGCAGCTGCGCAGCGATCTGGCACCGCAGCCCGGCGAGGCGGTGGTGCAGAAGGACACCTGGGACAGCTTTCACAACACCACGCTGGTGCACATTCTGGGATCGTCTTCGGTCGATCACCTGATCGTCGGCGGCTTTGCCACCGATTTCTGCATCGACGCGTCGTGTCGTCGCGCGGTGGAGATCGGGTTCGAGGTGACGCTGCTGGCCGATGGCCACATGACGGGCGATTCCGCGGGCCAGCCGTTCGAGGAGATCATCGCTGAATTCAACGCCGATCTGGACGGCCTGTCGTCGGGTGGGTGCCAGATCACCCTGCGGCCCTGCGACGCGGTGCCGGGCGGCTGA
- a CDS encoding ABC transporter permease — protein sequence MTGFWQPHRIVMLAVAAGVVIWCALSLRWDWLPKYLPLIGQGIWRTIWILAVTTTLGMLLAIPLGLAQAVGPWFLAAPARVFCSVIRGTPLLLQLWLLYFGLGSLFPQFPWIRESEFWPILRQAWPYAVLALTLSFAGYEGEVMRGAFKSVPKGQLEAARAMGMPRFTILRRIWLPQAIHRALPTLGGETVLQLKATPLVATITVVDIYSVASRVRQDTFIVYEPLLLLAVVYMAIAGVLVLAFRWLERRVPARVA from the coding sequence ATGCTGGCCGTGGCGGCGGGGGTGGTGATCTGGTGCGCGCTGTCGCTGCGCTGGGACTGGCTGCCGAAATACCTGCCGCTGATCGGGCAGGGCATCTGGCGCACGATCTGGATTCTGGCGGTGACGACCACGCTGGGGATGCTGCTGGCGATTCCGCTGGGCCTCGCGCAGGCGGTGGGGCCGTGGTTTCTGGCCGCCCCGGCGCGGGTGTTCTGTTCGGTGATCCGGGGCACGCCGCTGCTGTTGCAGCTTTGGCTGCTGTATTTCGGGCTGGGGTCGCTGTTTCCGCAGTTTCCCTGGATCCGGGAGAGCGAGTTCTGGCCGATCCTGCGGCAGGCCTGGCCCTATGCGGTGCTGGCGCTGACGCTGTCTTTCGCGGGGTATGAGGGCGAGGTGATGCGGGGGGCCTTCAAGTCGGTGCCGAAGGGGCAGCTTGAGGCCGCGCGGGCGATGGGGATGCCGCGGTTCACCATCCTGCGGCGGATCTGGCTGCCGCAGGCCATTCACCGCGCCCTGCCGACGCTGGGGGGCGAGACGGTGTTGCAGCTGAAGGCGACGCCGCTGGTCGCGACGATCACGGTGGTGGACATCTATTCGGTGGCAAGCCGGGTCCGGCAGGATACCTTCATCGTCTACGAGCCGCTGTTGCTGCTGGCGGTGGTCTACATGGCGATCGCCGGGGTGCTGGTGCTGGCGTTCCGCTGGCTGGAACGACGGGTTCCGGCGCGGGTGGCCTGA